Within Hyla sarda isolate aHylSar1 chromosome 7, aHylSar1.hap1, whole genome shotgun sequence, the genomic segment cccggacagccaacggctgtccgggcatgctgggagttgtagttttgcaacagctgaaggtcttgCTTGTTGACAGCTGATCTATAGACTCAAGCAGACCTAATCTACACCATCTAAAGGTGAAGTATAATACTACATTTACCAtctataaaccccccccccccccctcgcgccACTGAGCTCAACAACTGTAGCTTAGATATCAGGATATTTGtactcgaaaaaaaaaaaaattttttaaaaagctaTTATTTAAGCTCAATGGcgagagagaaaaaaagtttaaagatgataaaaaaaaattaaaaaaaaaaacacacactttgcTCAAACTTTGCATCCGCCACATGAAGATACCAGTAGAAGATGGCTCTCCGGATTTACTTACGCGATGTTCCTattagaaatttaaaaaaattattatccgAATGTGAACTTTGCAAATGGAGAACGGATTAAGTTGCAGCGTTCAGCAATAattgagcaaaaaataaaataaaaaaaattataataaaaaataaaaatctacttatacttctcctttaaatatCTGTGCAATGTAATATGGAAGAAATCTCCTTGCTACTACCTTCCCCACTCCCCAAATTCATAGCTCAGTGGTGCAGCCTCATTTACAACAgggatcctgtttttttttttttacccacccCAGACCATCCCGAATCCcaaaacccctccccccccccccaaacaccagCAGTAATGGCCCCTACAATATTTACACGTGCTAGATGCCCTTCccctccccataaccccccccgctCCCCAACCCCATCCCACCCACttttcacaaccccccccccccccccatccccattcCGATCTTCTATTCCACCAAGAGCTTGATTTCGCTGGCAAGAAGCTGGTTCATGTTAAAGATGGCGCTCTTGGTGAGGAGCTCCCTCTCGGTGGCAGTGTCAGGATCACTGTCCACAGAGCTGGAGCTGGCACTCATGCTGTCTCCGGCTTCATGGTGATGGAGGAGAGGAGCGGGCACGTCAACGCCCGTGCCGGAGGTTCCGCCAGGCAGCTCGGGCTCGCTCGTCTCGCTCGCGCTGGACACGACAGAAAGGAGGGACATTCTTCTGGTCAGTCGACTTGGCAGAAGCGAAAGGGCATAGTCAGCGATCATGGAGGCTACGTCCATGTTGCAAGCTTTGTCGAACGCAATAAAGCCCACGTTTGCATTGGCCTCGCAGACACAAAAGGAGCCGTCTTCTTTGGTGAGCAAATCAATGCCACACACATCCATTCCCAAGATGTTGGAGACTTGAATGGCCAGTTGCTTGCCCTGCTCGCTGAGCGTGCACATCACTCCAATGCCTCCTGTTCAAcaaaagagaagggaaaggataTTAGAATTATAAGGGACTATAGGAACGGTGATGTGGTCAGGTAAAGACATGAGAGACTCAAACCGTATAAATGCCATCAAGGTTCCTGCGGCTGTGAAATTCAAAGTTTAttaaaatgtatgtgtgtatatgtgtgtgtgtgtgtatatatatatatatatatatatatatatatatatatatatatatatatatatatataaaaataaaataaaaaaaaagacgatttcttacaaaaacagcaGCACGCTTGTTGCAGCACAATTCTATTGAAGAGAATGGAGCCacactgtaataccacacacaacccaaagacaggtgtggtgctgtttttaaaggggtactccgctcctagacatcttatcccctatccaaaggataggggataagatgtcagatcgccacagtcccgctgctggggacacccgggatcgccgctgcggcaccccgccatcattacagcacagagcgagttcactctgtgtgtaatgacgggcgatacaggggacggagcagcgtgacgtcatggctctgcccctcatgacttcacgacccgcccccttaatacaagtctatggcaggggcgtgacaaacgccacgcccccttccatagactcgtgttgagggggcgggccgagacgtcacgaggggcggagccatgacgtaacgatgttccagcccctgtactgcctgtcattacgtgcagagcgaactctgtctgtgcagtaatgacagcgaggtgccgcagcggcaatcccgagggtccccagcagtgggaccacggcgtactgacatcttatccctatcctttggataggggataagatgtctaggggcggagtacccctttaatagcagtttttaatagcaattggcTCCTGTTTCTTCCccaattcctggataatccctccTTAATGAATGGAAAGAGGAGCAACAAGTTTTTTTCATATACCTAGTGAGCAGTTGCTTTGCATTCTGCCGTCAGTAGAGCACCGCAGCATGGTGCCGATCACACGGCCACCGACTACAATGACTCTCACGTCCCGGCCGTGCGACTCCTCCACGTATTTCTGGAACAGGTAGGGGGCTTCATGCCGGATGAGATGACTCAGGTCAGCCAGGTGATGCTTATCCCGGGCTAAAAACACAGCCTTACCTAAAGTAGAATTAAAAGGATATGAGTGATGTATATACATTATCAAAAGACAGACAAACCTGACTCTGtataaggcacaaaaaaaaaaaaaaaaaagaggatgtcAGGGGAAAGAAGAGTCAGACATGTTAAATTTCAACATCTGATCTTTGGTCCTCTCCAGAAATAAGCACCTTTCTCCCCTCTCCTCATGGAAAACACACGAATGATCTGCCTAGCCAGGCGTACAAATGCACGTAGAGGTAATGGCTGCCGGTGGAAGGACTGTCCATCCGACAGTTAAAGCGTACCTTGTATTAGGAAAAATTACTATAGAAAAATCATGCACAGTGCTGCACTTTAGTGCAGCACTGTGCATGATTTTTCTATAGTAATTTTTCCTAATACAAGGTACGCTTTAAATAACAGTCGGATGGACTTAAGGACTTGGATTTTTAAGTTAGCGCCAGAATAGCTTTTCCGTGTACACGTTCTCCCAGTCACATAAAATGGTGCATTAGGAGATCGCATAGCGCCCGTTGTAGTGTGATTTTACGGCGCCGGGTCTTGTGATGTGGAGATGGAGCGGGAAGCTATACCTCCTAATACTGTGCAGAACTGTCGGCCGGTAAAGGTATCTGGTGCCAAATTAAAAATGTAAGTAATTTAGAGAAATGCTGCACTATAGTAATTTGTCATGAAAGTGAATAAAGCAATGAAGGTGCACGGATATCTAAAAGGCTGCCTCTTGAATCATGTGACTTACCTCTATGCCCCCGGGTGTTCTTAACCACCATGGGGAATTCCAAGACTTCGGCCTCATCAATCATTTTGGAGAAGTTTTCATGACCACCTGTGAAATAAGCACATTCACGTCAACAGGAGACTCCATAAGAAACCCGCTCCCATAGaaacagaatgtgtcggcagataagaaccattcggcccatctagtctgaccaataatctgaatactatcaatagtccctggccgaTTTTATATGAAGAattgccttatgcctatccctatcttatatgaaggatatccttatgcctatccctatcttatatgaaggatatccttatgcctatccctatcttatatgaaggatatccctatccctatcttatatgaaggatatccttatgcctatccctatcttatatgaaggatatccttatgcctatccctatcttatatgaaggatatccttatgcctatccctatcttatatgaaggatatccttatgcctatccctatcttatatgaaggatgtccttatccctatcttatatgaaggatagccttatccctatcttatatgaaggatagccttatccctatcttatatgaaggatagccttatccctatcttatatgaaggatagccttatccctatcttatatgaag encodes:
- the RIMKLB gene encoding beta-citrylglutamate synthase B; this translates as MCSSNGRIWFLTDRRIKDDYPQQEILRALKTKCCEEDLEFRYLLMDEVVLTIEQGNLGLRVSGEFITSYPQVVVVRVPTPWVQSDSDITVLRHLEKMGCRLMNRPQAILNCVNKFWTFQELAGHGVPLPDTFSYGGHENFSKMIDEAEVLEFPMVVKNTRGHRGKAVFLARDKHHLADLSHLIRHEAPYLFQKYVEESHGRDVRVIVVGGRVIGTMLRCSTDGRMQSNCSLGGIGVMCTLSEQGKQLAIQVSNILGMDVCGIDLLTKEDGSFCVCEANANVGFIAFDKACNMDVASMIADYALSLLPSRLTRRMSLLSVVSSASETSEPELPGGTSGTGVDVPAPLLHHHEAGDSMSASSSSVDSDPDTATERELLTKSAIFNMNQLLASEIKLLVE